One stretch of Hymenobacter chitinivorans DSM 11115 DNA includes these proteins:
- a CDS encoding carbonic anhydrase, translated as MKATPDSSSSMEEILKNNRKWVDEKKAADPEYFHKLAKGQKPRYLFIGCSDSRVPASAITGTGPGEMFVHRNIANLVVHSDMNLLAVLQYAVEVLEVKDILVVGHYGCGGVAAAASNKQLGLIDNWLTHIKDVVRLNETEFLRIADKEQQLRRLVELNVIEQVRNLATTNIIQNALGRPNPPRLHGLVYDIHDGLLHDLNVETDIINEFKHIYGVEAIELAEEAVEDIQAGKQQPAPTEPKPNGKARKEEEEQARKA; from the coding sequence ATGAAAGCTACCCCCGATTCGTCCTCTTCGATGGAAGAGATTCTGAAAAACAACCGCAAGTGGGTTGACGAAAAGAAAGCCGCCGACCCCGAGTACTTCCACAAGCTGGCCAAGGGCCAAAAGCCCCGCTACCTGTTCATCGGCTGCTCCGACTCGCGGGTGCCGGCCAGCGCCATTACCGGCACCGGCCCCGGCGAAATGTTCGTGCACCGCAACATTGCCAACCTGGTAGTGCACTCCGATATGAACCTGCTGGCCGTGCTGCAATACGCCGTGGAGGTGCTCGAAGTCAAAGACATTCTGGTCGTGGGGCACTACGGCTGCGGGGGCGTGGCCGCCGCGGCCTCCAACAAGCAGCTGGGCCTGATTGACAACTGGCTGACCCACATCAAAGACGTGGTGCGCCTGAATGAAACCGAGTTTTTGCGCATCGCCGACAAGGAGCAGCAGCTGCGCCGCCTCGTGGAGCTCAACGTCATTGAGCAGGTGCGCAACCTGGCCACGACCAACATCATTCAGAATGCCCTGGGCCGGCCCAACCCGCCCCGCCTGCACGGCCTGGTGTACGACATTCACGACGGTTTGCTCCACGACCTGAACGTGGAAACCGATATCATCAACGAGTTCAAGCACATCTACGGCGTGGAGGCCATTGAGCTGGCCGAGGAAGCAGTAGAAGATATTCAGGCCGGCAAGCAGCAGCCCGCCCCGACCGAGCCCAAGCCCAACGGCAAGGCCCGCAAGGAAGAAGAAGAGCAGGCGCGCAAGGCCTAA